From Methanobrevibacter sp., the proteins below share one genomic window:
- a CDS encoding amino acid permease: MTGNSNSKLSSNKFKMGLMAFSLVTLASLMSIRNFPTMALVKWQLITFTILAVILYLIPAILTSSELGTGWPQNGGVYVWVKEAFGQRWGFTAVWMQWFQMTIGFVSVLSFVAATFSYAIDPALANNKIYIFAVIAFVWWLFTFINFRGLKTYTRINSVFLVIGTLIPCALLIIGGFWFVGTGHHIPLFTMHPTVADFIPNLTSIDNLSLLVVFVFLFVGVEMTAAHAGDIKNVGRNYPLGLLIAGIVLVVVSILGALAVGFLVPTSGLNLLAGIMQGFEAMFGAGVLTSFIALLITIGSIGEASSWILGPVRGLLVTAKDGNLPKVLQKTNSKGMPTNMMIVQGIIVTFWAAMFVALPGGVNSSFWILLSLTTLVYIVMYLFMYAAVIKLRYSQPNVKRAFKIPGGKLGAWIVGVWGFAAMVFTFIVALFPPSQINGSGLTTPEYVAILLIGTIVVAIIPLIIYRFRRADWKPANNPELQMHEARNQLINDEDAKKADSTEQSGNKD; encoded by the coding sequence ATGACTGGTAATAGTAATAGTAAATTATCTAGTAATAAATTTAAAATGGGTCTTATGGCCTTTTCATTAGTTACACTCGCATCACTTATGAGTATTCGTAACTTCCCAACAATGGCATTAGTAAAATGGCAGTTAATCACTTTCACAATATTAGCTGTAATTTTATACTTGATCCCAGCAATCTTAACTTCATCTGAGTTAGGTACCGGATGGCCTCAAAATGGTGGAGTCTATGTATGGGTAAAAGAAGCTTTTGGTCAAAGATGGGGATTTACCGCAGTTTGGATGCAATGGTTCCAAATGACCATAGGTTTTGTTAGTGTATTAAGTTTTGTAGCAGCAACTTTCTCATATGCAATCGATCCTGCATTAGCAAATAATAAGATTTATATCTTTGCAGTAATCGCATTCGTATGGTGGTTATTTACCTTTATTAACTTTAGAGGACTTAAAACTTACACAAGAATCAATTCTGTCTTCTTAGTAATAGGTACTCTTATTCCATGTGCTCTCTTGATTATCGGAGGGTTCTGGTTTGTAGGAACAGGACATCATATTCCTTTATTCACAATGCATCCTACCGTAGCAGACTTCATTCCAAACTTAACAAGTATAGATAACTTATCACTCTTAGTAGTATTCGTATTCTTATTTGTAGGTGTAGAGATGACTGCAGCACACGCAGGAGACATTAAAAACGTAGGTAGAAACTATCCTTTAGGTCTTTTAATTGCAGGTATCGTACTTGTAGTTGTAAGTATCTTAGGTGCATTAGCAGTAGGTTTCTTAGTTCCTACTAGTGGATTAAACTTACTTGCAGGTATTATGCAAGGATTCGAAGCAATGTTCGGTGCAGGTGTATTAACATCATTCATAGCACTTCTTATTACAATCGGATCTATTGGGGAAGCATCCTCATGGATTTTAGGACCTGTAAGAGGTTTACTTGTAACTGCAAAAGATGGTAACCTTCCAAAAGTATTACAAAAAACCAATTCAAAAGGTATGCCAACTAACATGATGATTGTTCAAGGTATTATTGTAACCTTCTGGGCAGCTATGTTCGTAGCTCTTCCTGGTGGTGTTAACAGTTCCTTCTGGATCTTATTATCCTTAACAACATTAGTATATATTGTAATGTACTTATTCATGTACGCAGCAGTAATCAAACTCAGATACTCTCAACCAAACGTAAAAAGAGCATTCAAAATCCCTGGTGGAAAACTTGGTGCTTGGATTGTAGGTGTTTGGGGATTCGCAGCTATGGTATTCACATTCATCGTAGCTTTATTCCCACCTTCACAAATTAACGGTTCAGGATTAACTACTCCAGAATATGTAGCAATTCTCTTAATTGGTACTATTGTAGTAGCTATCATTCCACTCATCATCTACAGATTCCGTAGAGCTGACTGGAAACCTGCAAACAACCCTGAACTTCAAATGCACGAAGCTAGAAATCAATTAATCAACGATGAGGACGCTAAAAAAGCTGACTCTACAGAACAATCTGGTAATAAAGACTAA